In the genome of Methylotenera mobilis JLW8, the window TGCTAAATAGGATACGACGATTGAACCGCTCACCATACATTACAGACGCGCCTAGCGTAAGCATGATTATGCTCAAAGTACTGCTGGCGCTGGTACCGGGCATCATTGCTTATGCATGGGTTTACGGTGCGGGCATATTGCTTACGCTCACGCTTGCCACCATCACCGCATTAATCACCGAGGCTGCTATTTTAAAAATCAGACAGAGGCCAATTGCTCCTAGCCTGGCAGACCTTAGCGCTGTGGTTACGGCATGGCTGTTGGCATTAGCGCTACCGCCACTCGCCCCTTGGTGGATCGTGGTGGTGGGAACGTTATTTGCCATTGCCATTGCCAAACAACTCTATGGCGGCTTAGGCTACAATCCGTTCAACCCAGCCATGGTAGGTTACGCCGTGCTGTTGATTTCTTTTCCGGTCATCATGACCAAATGGCCAGCCCCGCTTGAGCTGGCGACAACGCCATTAAGCTGGGCCGAACAATTCAGGTTCATTTTGGGCAATGCATTACCCGCGGGCGTGCAATTAGACGCCGTCACCTCGGCCACGCCGCTAGACTACCTCAAAACACAGCGCATGCTGCAACAAGAAGTCACCACTATTTCACAAGCACCTATTTTTGGTCACTTTGGCGCTAAAGGTGGGGAGATCGTCACGGCAGCGTATTTGCTAGGTGGCCTGTATTTACTGCAACAACGCATCATCTCCTGGCATTTACCTGCAGCGTTTATTGCCGCACTTGCGTTAATTTCCTTGGTGTTCAGCACGGTCAACCCTGGCCAATTTGCAGGTCCTGGCCTGCACTTAATGGCTGGCGCTTCCATGTTAGGCGCGTTCTTTATTATTACTGACCCGGTCAGCGGCCCAACCACACCTAACGGCAAACTA includes:
- the rsxD gene encoding electron transport complex subunit RsxD; this translates as MNRSPYITDAPSVSMIMLKVLLALVPGIIAYAWVYGAGILLTLTLATITALITEAAILKIRQRPIAPSLADLSAVVTAWLLALALPPLAPWWIVVVGTLFAIAIAKQLYGGLGYNPFNPAMVGYAVLLISFPVIMTKWPAPLELATTPLSWAEQFRFILGNALPAGVQLDAVTSATPLDYLKTQRMLQQEVTTISQAPIFGHFGAKGGEIVTAAYLLGGLYLLQQRIISWHLPAAFIAALALISLVFSTVNPGQFAGPGLHLMAGASMLGAFFIITDPVSGPTTPNGKLYFAAGAGVLTYLIRVYGGYPDGVAFAVLIMNMCVPLIDAHTQPRVFGHKR